The proteins below come from a single Anderseniella sp. Alg231-50 genomic window:
- the trxB gene encoding thioredoxin-disulfide reductase gives MSVQHSRVLILGSGPAGYTAAIYAARAMLEPTLIHGIQPGGQLTITTDVENYPGFADPIQGPWLMEQMQGQAEHVGTNLVSDHIVDVNVEQRPFRLKGDSGAEYTCDSLIICTGAQAKWLGLPTEEKFKGFGVSACATCDGFFYRDKRVVVVGGGNTAVEEALFLTRFASEVVVVHRRDEFRAERILQNRLFENPKVKVMWDTTLDEVIGDENPLGVTAARLRNVKTQAVEDLPCDGIFIAIGHKPATELFEGKLEMKNGGYLITQPDSTATDIAGVYAAGDVTDDIYRQAVTAAGMGCMAALEAEKFLAEAGNEASQAAE, from the coding sequence ATGAGCGTACAACATTCACGCGTGCTTATTCTGGGATCTGGCCCTGCTGGATATACGGCAGCCATCTATGCCGCACGCGCCATGCTGGAGCCCACCCTGATTCACGGCATTCAGCCTGGCGGTCAGCTCACCATCACAACCGACGTTGAAAACTATCCCGGATTTGCGGACCCCATCCAGGGTCCATGGCTGATGGAACAGATGCAGGGCCAGGCCGAACATGTCGGCACAAACCTGGTCAGTGACCACATAGTCGATGTCAATGTGGAACAGCGGCCGTTTCGCCTCAAGGGTGATTCCGGCGCCGAGTACACCTGTGATAGCCTGATCATCTGCACGGGAGCGCAAGCCAAGTGGCTCGGCTTGCCCACTGAAGAAAAGTTCAAGGGTTTCGGCGTATCCGCCTGCGCAACGTGTGACGGATTCTTCTACCGCGACAAACGCGTCGTGGTTGTGGGTGGCGGCAATACCGCGGTCGAGGAAGCTTTGTTCCTGACCAGGTTTGCCTCCGAAGTTGTGGTGGTTCATCGCCGCGACGAATTCCGCGCCGAACGCATCCTGCAAAACCGGCTGTTTGAAAACCCGAAGGTCAAGGTCATGTGGGACACCACTCTGGATGAGGTCATCGGGGACGAAAATCCGCTTGGCGTTACGGCGGCCCGTCTGCGCAATGTGAAAACGCAAGCTGTCGAAGACCTGCCCTGCGATGGCATTTTCATTGCCATTGGCCACAAGCCGGCGACCGAGTTGTTTGAAGGCAAGCTGGAAATGAAGAATGGCGGCTACCTGATAACGCAGCCCGACTCCACTGCCACCGACATTGCAGGCGTCTATGCGGCCGGCGATGTCACTGACGACATTTACCGTCAGGCTGTCACAGCCGCCGGTATGGGATGCATGGCAGCGCTTGAAGCTGAGAAATTTCTGGCTGAAGCAGGCAACGAAGCCTCGCAGGCAGCCGAGTAG